In Methanobrevibacter millerae, the genomic window CGTAATCTGATCTTCTGAATGCTGCCCAAACAGATTCGGGATTTGAATAGACTCTTTTTTTAATTATCTGGTTAACGGTTTCACCATTTAAATAAGCGATTTTTGAAAGGTTTCCTCTTGAATAAGTATTCATTCTCTTATAAATGTCTGCCCAGTTGCGGTCCAGATTAACGTTATTTTTTGTAATTTCCTCTTCAAGAATCTCTACCGTTGATTTGGGAAGCAGCTTTTTAATTTCAGGAGTTATGGTATAATCATTATCAATAATGGACTGTCTTATCAGACGGCCGGAGTATTTATCCTTATCAAGCTCCTTTACTATGTGGAATTTCAGTTTGGAGCCTAAAAATTCATTCAGGGCATACCATCTTATCTCATTTCTGTTGGTATAATTCTTTGGCATTCCAACGAAATTGCCTTCATCGATAAACTTCTGTGCTTTTTTAGCTATTTCATCAAGTGAAATACTTGCAGAGGTAATGTAGTCGGTTCCCCCATCTTCAATCATCTGATTAAGTCTGATGGGAACGCTGTAGGATAAGACTAACCTGTGGTGAAGTCCTTCAAATGATTTTACCTCATCAGCGCCCAATGCCAATGCCATTCTGCTTCTTGCTTCAAAATCTGTGAAAAAGGGTGCGTGGTTTGCACTGAATCCTTTATTCAAATAGACAACTACCTTTTTAGATTCCTCATCTGCAATCTTACGGGCTTCTTTAATTAACTTTTCATGTCC contains:
- a CDS encoding adenylyltransferase/cytidyltransferase family protein codes for the protein MFILICISADFDPVHKGHEKLIKEARKIADEESKKVVVYLNKGFSANHAPFFTDFEARSRMALALGADEVKSFEGLHHRLVLSYSVPIRLNQMIEDGGTDYITSASISLDEIAKKAQKFIDEGNFVGMPKNYTNRNEIRWYALNEFLGSKLKFHIVKELDKDKYSGRLIRQSIIDNDYTITPEIKKLLPKSTVEILEEEITKNNVNLDRNWADIYKRMNTYSRGNLSKIAYLNGETVNQIIKKRVYSNPESVWAAFRRSDYGPVMTRLAISAIEMNVSKKEVMDLMKSYESKGVIPPMQNVSRVIERAWYVSGKIDEGMSAREANEKFRNGNIKVDDAPLNIHAGLNLTRFETKIMSEGLDCDLYIDKNNKISVQLKSEGKKIKTNLRLPAREVTYLRYIMDSHFIPVKGITEKGKKGYKINVQIA